The DNA segment GTGCTCCTCGCGGCATTCGTGTGGTGGGAGCTGCGCCACCCGGAGCCGATCCTCCCGCTCGGCGTGCTGCGCCACGGCGCGTTCAGCGTCAGCCTGCTGCTGGGCTTCGTCATCACGGTGGGGCTCTTCTCGGGGCTCTTCTACGTGCCGCTCTTCCTGCAGGACATCCGCGGCCTCTCCCCCCTGACGACGGGCCTCATCATGATGCCGCCGGCGCTGGCGTCCGGGCTGATGATGCCGTTCGCGGGGGCGCTCTACGACCGCGTGGGGCCGAGGCCGCTGATCGTGACGGGCATCGGCCTGATCACGTACGCCACGTGGCTCCTGCACCACCTTTCGACGGACACACCCACGCGCGTGATCGTCGGGTGGATGGTGGTGCGCGGCATCGGCATGGGGCTGACGATGATGCCGGCGATGACGGCCGGCATGTCCGTGGTCCCGGAGCGCGAGGTGAACGCGGGTTCCGCGATCCAGAACGTGATCCAGCGGGTGGGAGGCAGTTTCGGGATCGCGGCGTTGACATCGGTGCTCTTGGAGCGGCAGGCGCAGTACTTCGAGGCGTACCGGGCGGCGGTGACGCCGGACAGCCCGGCGCTGCAGGGGTTCCTGCAGGCGATGGCGGGCGCGGCGGGCGGCGCCGCGGGTGCGGCCAGCACCGTGGGTGCGGCCAGCGCAGCCGCCGGATCGGGGCAGGCCCTCGCGCAGCTGGTGCCGCAGCTCTACGGCCTGGTGCTCCAGCGCGCGACGGTGTCCGCGATGGACGACCTCTTCGTGATCACGGCCGTGATCACCGCGCTGGCCATCCTGCCCGCCCTGGCTCTGCGCGCCAGGTACGGCCGCGGCGCCGCGCGCGCCGGTGGGTTCGTCGGGGCGGAATAGACAATCCGGCCGCGTCCACGGTCGCGGGGAAGTCGCCTAACGTCCGCGGTTCGCCCAGGAGCAGGCGCAGGATCACGTTCGCGTCCACGTGCGCGTGGCGGCGCTGATCACGCATCAGTCCGACCTTCCTTGAGTTTCTGCACCAGGTGTTCCTGGTAGTCTCGCCGCGCCTCTCGGACATCGAAGGTTTTGGATGTACGAAGGATGCCCAGAAGATCAGCAGCCGTCCGGGCGCGCACGGGGATCAGCACAGCCTTACCGTCTTCGACGTCAAAGAGGACCCTATCGCCCGAGGAGATACGGAGGGCGTCACGCACTTCCTTCGGCAGGACGACTTGACCTTTGGGACCAACGCGGGATTGCCACGGGTTGCGTCGCCTCACTGACATTGTATTGCGCCGGTGACACCACCACACTCCGTACGGTTTCTGGTCTTCACGCGGAACTTTCTTGCCTCGCCCATCGTGCCCGCCGCGTCGGCGATGGCCGGCCGGCGTCAAAAGTCCAGGAAGAAGACGGCGGGGATTTTGGGATCGCCGCCGCCCGACCGGCGGCACGTCGCCGGTGCGTGCTTACGCGGCTCCCGCTTTCGTTTCGCCCGCAGCCGTGACGGCGCTGGCCGGCCGGCGCCAGAAGTCCAGGAAGAAGACGGCGAACACGCCGACCATCACGCCCAGCACGGCGGCCACGGCCATGTTCAGCGCCTTGCGCGGAGCCACGGGCTTCAGCGGCTCCACGGCCGGCGAGGTGATGGCCAGGGACGACAACTGGGTCTGATTCAGCTTCAGGAGGCCATCGCCCAGCGTGTCCGCTTTGGCGTGGGAGCGGAACGCTTGCGCCAGCTCGTCTCCCTGCGCGGCGGCCGCCTTGATCTGGCCCCGCTCCTGCTCCAGGTCCTGGATCGTCGTCTGCGCTTCGGTGATCTTCGTCTGCAGGTCCTGCCACACGGGGTTGAGCACTTCAACCGTCATCGCCAGCTGGGCCGCTTGGTCCGCGCGGATGCCGAGCCGCTGCCAGACGAGCGCCGTGAACGTCGGGTCGTTGGCAAGGGACTCCTTCAACGCGTACGTGCGCGGCGTCTTCGCCGCCAGGTCCTGCAGCGAGCGCAGGTTGCTCTGCGCCGAGGCGAGCTGCGCGTCAATGGCGCCTTGCAGGTTGTCCGCGTTGATGGCCGCGGAGTGGATGACGAGCTCCGCCGCCGCGGCGTTCGCCATGGCCGCGGCGCGGCGCGGGTCGTGGTCCTTGACGGTGACCACGAGGGTGCGCTTGTCGTCCGCGACGCTCACGCTGTACGGCCTGCCCGTGGCGCGGAATTCTCCAACGATGCCGAGGTCCTCGGAGAACTTCCGGAAGAACGAGGGCGATTCCGCAAGGGTCACGTACGTCTCGGGGCCGAGCGCCGGCGGCTCCACCGGCGCGTTCAGCTTGAGGTCGTTGAGCATCACGAGGGCCTGCGCCTGATATGTGGGCGGGATGACGAAGAAGCTGGCGGTGCCGGTGAGGACTACGGCCGCGGCGGTGACGGTGGCGATGATCTTCCAGCCGTCGACGAGCGTCTGCAGGAGCTGGCGCAGATCGATTTCGTCGTCGTAGTACGGTTCCGGCTCGATCATGGGGCGAAGGCTCCCTCCCGGACTTTTCGCGCAATGGTGCTTCGCCCTTAAGCGGCCGCGTCCTTCAATGGAGGTGAAAGTTTGTTAAGCAGACTGAACGGGGCGGGCGGCGGGGGCCGGCGCGCGGTGCGCGCGGCCGCGCCTACCGGGTAGTCACCATGCGCCGAGCATCAAGTGATCTTCTCGAGAGCGCGTCGCAGCCAGCCGAAACGAATCCGCTCCTGCTCTAAACGCACCCGCTCGCCCAGGCGGTCGTGGAGCAAGTCGTCGAACAGGGTGCGTTCTTCCAGCGTCAACAGAGTGGGCTCGCCTTGATACCGCTTGTCCAGAGGTTCCTCACCCCAAAGCTCACGATGGGCTTCGAGCGTCTCCCGGTCCATGAGGAAAGAGCGCACGCCCGGCAACGACGCGCGGAGGCGGTTAAGGATGCCGAAGCCGTGTGTGTCGATATCGCCCCAATACCACACGTCGACGTCACGAAGCCAGGGCGTTTCGGACAGGCGCTCCAACCCGTAGCCCAGGCCGAACACGACCAAGCTCCCGGGCTGGTCCGGGAAGGCGAGGCCGTTCGTCCGGTTCTCGGTGATGAAGACACGCCGGACTGGCAGTCGCAGGGACGCAAACTGGTCGGGGGGTATCGCGAGATCGGTCAGCCCCTGGATGGAAAGCGCTGGATCCAGGACGCGAAAACGCACCTGCGGCGGTTCTGCCTGCAGGCCATATCGCTGGGCGAAGTGGCGTACGCCCGTCGCCGTGGAATCGATGGCCTCTGGAGGAAGGATCTCATCGAGAAGCTCGCTCAGAAGCCCGCGGCGCGCCTCGATGAACTTCGTGTCGATGCCGGGGATGTCCAGCTGCCGCAGATAGATGCCGGGCCGGGGGTGAGCCGCAAACCAATCCAGCACCGCCAGGATCCGCTCCCAGTCATCCGCGTGTTCAAGCACCGTCAGGGGGCGACGCGCCAGCCAGTCGCGCAGGCGCGGCTGGCGTTCCAGTGTGATGTCGATCAAGGCCTTCGCTCGCATCGCGTCCGCTTTGCGCCGGATCCACCGCAAGGCGTCATCCTCGCTGGGGATGACCGCCTCGACGGGTAGCTCGTTGCGTCCCTGCACGCGGTTGTGTACAGGCTCCCAGCGGAGGTCGTAACCGTAGCCGCGTTGCGCGCGGCTGGCCGCCCGCAAGGCGTCCGCCCAGTCCATGACGGCACCGAAACGCTCCGCCACATCGCGGGCCGCGGGACGTTTCAGGCGGAGGGTGAGGGGAAAGAGTGCCTCACCTGTCACGTAGGCAGCGAGCAGGTCGCCCCTCAGCCAGCGGCACTCCAGTTCCTTTTTCAGATCGTCAGGCGTGGTCCAAGTCACGATACCTGAATCCATCTGCGCGCCTCTTGTTCGGCGCGGTATTCTTCGATCGTCAGATTGCGCACCATCGAGTAGCGGCCTTCCTCGTTGTGCACGAATGCCACGCTGGACACATAGGGCTCGATCACATGAATCTTCTGCAGCGGCGTGACAACCAGCAACTGCAGACCGAGCTTATCGAAAAGCTTCAAGCCGTGGTGCGCCGACTCATCCGAGCCGCGACTGAAGGCCTCGTCGATGACGACGAAGCGGAAAGTCCGGTGCCTTGGTTCCGCGCTCTCAAGGCCGAACTGGTAGGCCAGGCTGGCCGCCAGCACGGTGTATGCCAGCTTTTCCTTTTGGCCGCCGGACTTACCGCCCGAGTCCGTGTAGTGCTCGTGCTCGCTGTCGTCCTCCTTCCAACGCTCTGACGCGGAGAAGACGAACCAGTTGCGCACGTCGGTGACCTTGGTTGTCCAGCGGCGGTCGAGATCGGCGAACCCCTCGCGCCCCTGAAAGCGCCCGATGATCTCTTTTACCCTCAAGAACTTGGCCTCGGAATAGGTGTCGTCCTCCGAACCCGTCAAGGTCCCCTCGGTACAGGCGCGCAGGGACTCCTGGAAGTCACGTACCTCAGGATCGTTCGTCGGCTCAGCCAACAAGACGATGTAGCGGTTCTCGTTGTAGTCGATCGCCCGCAAGGAGCGGTTGATCGCCTCGATCCGCTCTTTGATGAGCTGGCGCTCCCGGTTGAGTTGAGCCTGGAACCCCGCCACCTCGCGGATGGTGTTCTCTCTCAACAACTGGCGGAAGCGGGCTTCGTAGCGCGGCAGGTCGTCGTTCTGGAGCCGTAGCAGCATGTTTCGGTACTCTTCGGCCGCCTCGATGCTGACATCGACGTCGCGCGTATCCTGCGGCCAGTCGCGCTGGTAGTTGCGCATGGCGTCGATGATCTTCTCGCTCAGCCGTTGCGAGCGCTTCGTCTCGGCATCGATTCGGCTCTGCAACCAATCCCGCATCTCGGCTTGGCATGCGTCGCAGGACTCGACGCTAAAGTTGCGCTCACCGAGCGCCTCAAGCTGTAGCCGTTCCAATTTGGGGAAGATCTCTGTGCCGGTC comes from the Clostridia bacterium genome and includes:
- a CDS encoding multidrug efflux MFS transporter translates to MAGDRGSGRHGRGLQGLPLIPLFVAMIGAFMGILDGSIVNVAIPHIMNEFGAPTDDVQWVVTVYMLAMGVVVPFSGWLSDRFGSKRIYIFTLAAFTLGSVLCAFAWSVASLTAFRAVQAIGGGLLQPVVMAMVLRMVPRDRMGAAMGVIGLAMLLAPALGPTIGGYLVEYLSWRWIFLINLPIGIAAILGAMAVLPDIRGPRPKRVDWFGGLLAAAGLFALLFALSKGQSWGWRSEPIVLLFYASFVLLAAFVWWELRHPEPILPLGVLRHGAFSVSLLLGFVITVGLFSGLFYVPLFLQDIRGLSPLTTGLIMMPPALASGLMMPFAGALYDRVGPRPLIVTGIGLITYATWLLHHLSTDTPTRVIVGWMVVRGIGMGLTMMPAMTAGMSVVPEREVNAGSAIQNVIQRVGGSFGIAALTSVLLERQAQYFEAYRAAVTPDSPALQGFLQAMAGAAGGAAGAASTVGAASAAAGSGQALAQLVPQLYGLVLQRATVSAMDDLFVITAVITALAILPALALRARYGRGAARAGGFVGAE
- a CDS encoding AbrB/MazE/SpoVT family DNA-binding domain-containing protein, encoding MRRRNPWQSRVGPKGQVVLPKEVRDALRISSGDRVLFDVEDGKAVLIPVRARTAADLLGILRTSKTFDVREARRDYQEHLVQKLKEGRTDA